A single Actinomycetes bacterium DNA region contains:
- a CDS encoding LON peptidase substrate-binding domain-containing protein: protein MELPLFPLSTVLYPGLPIPLHVFEERYREMFARILDSDQRFGVVAIVEGFEVGGAATYHPVGCLAEVREVRPYPDGRLDVVAQGASRFEIGGVVQPRPYIVAEVTTLPEEAGEDAERHAKRAGRLFTRYVSALLELAGEDGGEFEVPADPLPASYFVAAGLQIDVADKQRLLIAPTAAERLQASTILLRRELALLERLQAAGPARMTGPFSLN, encoded by the coding sequence CCTCTGTCCACCGTGCTCTACCCGGGCCTGCCGATCCCGCTCCACGTGTTCGAGGAGCGCTATCGGGAGATGTTCGCCCGCATCCTCGACAGCGACCAGCGCTTTGGCGTGGTCGCGATCGTCGAGGGGTTCGAGGTCGGCGGCGCGGCCACCTACCATCCGGTCGGCTGCCTGGCAGAGGTCAGGGAGGTCCGGCCCTACCCGGACGGCCGGCTCGACGTGGTCGCGCAGGGGGCCAGCCGCTTCGAGATCGGCGGGGTCGTGCAGCCGCGCCCCTACATCGTCGCCGAGGTGACGACGCTGCCCGAGGAGGCCGGCGAGGACGCCGAGCGGCACGCCAAGCGGGCCGGCCGGCTGTTCACCCGGTACGTCTCGGCCCTGCTCGAGCTGGCCGGGGAGGACGGCGGCGAGTTCGAGGTCCCGGCAGACCCGCTGCCCGCCTCCTACTTCGTCGCCGCCGGCCTGCAGATCGACGTGGCCGACAAGCAGCGGCTCCTGATCGCCCCCACGGCCGCCGAGCGGCTGCAGGCCTCGACCATCCTGCTCCGCCGCGAGCTCGCCCTCCTGGAGCGGCTGCAGGCCGCCGGCCCGGCCCGCATGACCGGCCCGTTCTCGTTGAACTGA